A single Anopheles arabiensis isolate DONGOLA chromosome 2, AaraD3, whole genome shotgun sequence DNA region contains:
- the LOC120895290 gene encoding E3 ubiquitin-protein ligase ZNF598, with product MASKRQQTTTQEKNVSDVETTETLCVVCFKPIVYFAIGECDHLCCYECSTRIRVLCQQNDCPICRRDLAKVIFSKTLTPYQQLDVKNRSGLYDKKYRICFTDAEVQHAYFDLLDYKCPRCDQKNFPKFELLREHVRKKHELFYCDICTEHLKVFSSERRCYNRQELALHRRKGDPDKVGHRGHPLCEYCDTRFLDKDELFRHLRKDHFFCHYCDADGRNYFYGDYASLRDHFRADHFLCEEGECEQEQFTSVFRTEIDLRAHRASVHGKSMNRLANKQTRTLELEFTYAPRHGAAAPGSAGPSAAAGSSGSGPLSSRSRVGRGGSATGRSAGSGTSGETLQHELDNLELTNDQTSKQHPKKVIDATSEQDFPTLGGSAPNPVFRPNNVTIRQRVYGTAGLARTKENFPALGSGGGETTGPTSLNEGFSSKITASSLLKPSQPTSSAGTSMMIHVSNRPSGSSTGKSNGASVGSMIGKKNSSDFPALPGSSSKALTGSNKKLTGDVFSDMNDRSGNSSMVNLNAISAKHRALVDDYVSVSSVASKVTTISAKDLKKNASATVQGTVPSVHSTKAFPSLGEGNKPGTAKPIPWVSGAGGGSQTTAGSSSSKKKPMPAPQLKDDTGFVNLNALTGKKSGEKMKQKDLSTVNSADTRNNNSESVSKGGGGGAKDRNKEQQQKQQQHSKSNGQSSAATQSSPTNNNNIPSSLNSSFPVLGSSNSVHFALAAGPKRTPPGFENVNLKRMPGPPPGFGNVTLNSVARNANNMTFTNSTGESYNILPTYSYVSPSNASKRNQVLVTHFQRALKSQDALMEFRTISQMFRDGQYEASAYYEHCRVALGDRFHEIFPELIALLPTISKQQELYLVYCQDENNRPKSFGKGKASNSSKLEVCQVCKQVLIQDDLTEHYQTHYMENNFPKLGKVDDGKVGSSAWKK from the exons ATGGCCTCTAAACGACAACAAACCACCACTCAGGAGAAGAATGTCTCCGACGTAGAGACAACGGAAACTCTATGTGTCGTATGCTTCAAGCCAATTGTATATTTTGCCATCGGTGAGTGCGATCATCTTTGCTGCTACGAGTGCTCTACCCGTATTAGAGTACTATGTCAGCAGAATGATTGCCCTATTTGCCGTCGTGATTTAGCCAAG GTAATATTTTCGAAAACGCTTACACCTTACCAGCAATTGGACGTAAAAAATCGATCAGGACTGTATGATAAAAAATACCGGATCTGCTTTACGGACGCAGAGGTACAACACGCTTATTTCGATCTTCTAGATTACAAATGCCCTCG GTGTGATCAAAAAAATTTCCCAAAATTCGAACTTCTGCGTGAGCATGTACGGAAAAAACACGAGCTGTTCTATTGTGACATATGCACAGAGCATCTGAAGGTGTTTTCTTCCGAACGACGATGCTATAACAGACAGGAGCTGGCTCTGCATCGTCGTAAAGGTGATCCAGACAAGGTTGGTCATCGCGGGCATCCGCTATGTGAATATTGCGATACACGGTTTCTCGATAAGGATGAACTGTTCCGTCACCTACGTAAAGACCATTTCTTCTGCCACTATTGCGATGCAGATGGCAGAAACTACTTCTATGG GGATTATGCATCGTTACGTGATCACTTCCGGGCAGATCATTTTCTTTGTGAGGAAGGTGAATGTGAGCAAGAACAATTTACATCTGTATTTCGAACGGAAATCGATTTGCGAGCGCATCGTGCATCAGTGCACGGCAAATCAATGAACCGATTAGCGAACAAACAGACTCGTACCTTAGAACTTGAATTTACTTATGCTCCGCGTCATGGAGCTGCTGCGCCCGGAAGTGCGGGACCATCAGCTGCTGCAGGCTCTTCCGGCAGTGGGCCTTTATCGAGTCGATCTCGTGTGGGACGAGGAGGCAGTGCCACAGGTCGCAGTGCCGGTAGTGGCACATCAGGCGAGACACTGCAACACGAGCTTGATAATCTTGAATTGACAAATGATCAAACAAGTAAGCAACACCCTAAAAAGGTGATTGATGCCACCAGTGAACAGGACTTTCCTACGCTTGGTGGCTCCGCACCAAATCCAGTATTTCGTCCAAATAATGTTACGATACGACAGCGTGTGTATGGAACAGCAGGACTTGCGCGCACGAAAGAAAACTTTCCCGCTCTTGGATCGGGTGGAGGCGAAACGACTGGCCCAACCAGCCTAAATGAAGGTTTTAGTAGCAAAATTACTGCGAGTTCGCTTCTCAAACCAAGCCAACCTACTTCCTCAGCTGGTACGAGCATGATGATTCACGTTTCAAATCGACCCTCAGGATCGAGCACTGGTAAATCTAACGGAGCTTCTGTTGGTTCTATGATTGGGAAGAAAAATTCTTCTGACTTTCCGGCTTTGCCGGGTTCTAGTAGTAAAGCGCTGACTGGTTCAAATAAGAAGCTTACTGGAGATGTTTTTTCGGATATGAACGATCGAAGTGGGAACTCATCGATGGTGAACTTGAACGCAATATCGGCAAAGCATCGGGCATTAGTGGATGATTACGTGTCAGTGTCAAGCGTCGCCTCAAAGGTAACCACAATATCTGCCAAGGATTTGAAGAAAAACGCATCTGCTACCGTTCAGGGAACCGTGCCAAGTGTGCATTCAACCAAAGCATTTCCATCACTCGGAGAAGGGAATAAACCAGGAACAGCAAAACCTATCCCTTGGGTGTCTGGAGCTGGAGGAGGTTCACAAACCACTGCCGGTAGCTCTTCAAGCAAGAAGAAACCCATGCCGGCCCCACAGCTAAAAGATGATACTGGCTTTGTTAATCTAAACGCCCTGACCGGAAAAAAATCTggtgaaaaaatgaaacaaaaagattTGTCCACCGTTAATTCAGCAGACACGCGGAATAATAATAGTGAATCTGTTTCCAAAGGGGGTGGCGGCGGAGCGAAGGATCGTAACAAAGAGCAAcagcagaagcaacagcaacacagtAAATCCAATGGACAAAGCTCAGCCGCTACACAATCTTCTCCcacaaacaacaataacatcCCTTCGTCGTTAAATAGTTCTTTCCCTGTGTTAGGCAGTTCTAACAGTGTTCATTTTGCACTAGCAGCCGGTCCCAAACGTACGCCACCTGGATTTGAAAACGTAAATTTAAAACGAATGCCCGGTCCTCCACCTGGCTTTGGGAATGTCACATTAAATTCCGTTGCAAGGAATGCGAACAACATGACTTTTACGAACTCAACAGGGGAATCGTACAATATCTTGCCCACTTACAGTTATGTCTCTCCTTCAAACGCCAGTAAAAGAAATCAA GTGCTTGTAACACATTTTCAAAGAGCGTTGAAAAGTCAAGACGCGTTAATGGAGTTCCGAACCATTTCACAGATGTTCCGTGATGGGCAATACGAAGCATCAGCTTATTATGAGCACTGCAGAGTAGCACTAGGTGATCGTTTCCATGAAATTTTTCCTGAACTGATCGCGTTACTGCCAACCATCAGCAAACAACAG GAACTTTATTTGGTATACTGCCAAGACGAAAACAATAGACCGAAATCTTTCGGCAAAGGGAAAGCTTCTAATTCCTCGAAACTAGAGGTTTGTCAAGTTTGTAAGCAAGTGCTCATCCAAGACGATTTGACCGAACACTATCAGACACATTAtatggaaaacaattttccaaaGCTCGGAAAAGTAGATGACGGAAAAGTCGGTTCATCTGCATGGAAGAAATAA